One window of the Candidatus Saccharibacteria bacterium genome contains the following:
- a CDS encoding type II/IV secretion system protein yields MSVLSATTQTQVEDKLIEDNVLTRADLAELKQQSKDTGTPLFGLLVTSGKVTNEQLTKTTAHVSKIPYVNLLEAKIDSKVLELLPQDTAERYMAVPLGEMQHRLVVAMLDADNVQAVDFLSNRINRPLKVYAASEEGIRQVLHQYSAQLSDNLVDEIGKMGDVLKADKAVQDEKNSQKTADNIKTIVQDSPISKALSTILEYAAKNRASDIHIEPLKESLKIRCRIDGILREIMTLPKSTEPPLVSRIKILSNLKIDEHRIPQDGEFTVSVAGKDIDLRISISPVIWGEQVVIRLLDKSGTSFQLEEMGYHGRSLRAIRAGLERTNGMILTSGPTGSGKSTSLYALLQEVKSDGVNIVTLEDPVEYKMDGINQIQVNADVGLTFSSGLRSILRQDPDIVMVGEIRDKETAELAVQASLTGHLVFSTLHTNSAAGILPRLLDMGIEPFLIASTVHVVIGQRLVRRIGKNNEQYQSSAVETAAIKAALGNFLPKDAEHMAEVAADLGYESLPLAGDTAYTLTKGKDSPGSPGGYKGRMGLYEVFEVSEAVQQLILKRATSSEIQAQAEKEGMVTMRADGFLKTLAGQTTVQEVNRVASADSA; encoded by the coding sequence ATGAGTGTTCTCTCGGCGACCACACAGACTCAAGTCGAAGATAAGCTCATTGAGGATAACGTGCTCACGCGGGCTGATTTGGCTGAGCTAAAACAACAGTCAAAAGATACCGGAACACCGTTATTTGGTTTACTGGTGACAAGCGGTAAGGTTACGAATGAACAGTTGACAAAAACGACTGCACATGTTTCGAAGATACCATATGTGAACTTACTTGAGGCAAAGATTGATTCTAAGGTGCTCGAACTGCTGCCACAAGATACCGCTGAGCGGTATATGGCGGTTCCTCTGGGTGAGATGCAGCACCGCCTTGTGGTTGCTATGCTGGATGCCGATAATGTACAGGCCGTTGACTTCCTGAGTAACCGGATTAATCGACCGCTGAAGGTATATGCAGCAAGTGAAGAAGGTATACGGCAGGTGTTGCACCAGTATTCGGCACAGCTGTCGGACAATCTTGTGGATGAAATTGGTAAAATGGGCGACGTTCTAAAAGCCGATAAGGCTGTTCAGGACGAAAAAAACTCACAGAAAACGGCTGACAATATCAAAACAATAGTGCAAGACTCACCCATCAGCAAAGCACTTTCAACTATTTTAGAATACGCTGCCAAAAATAGAGCAAGCGATATCCACATAGAGCCGCTCAAGGAAAGCCTAAAAATCCGCTGTCGGATTGATGGCATCCTCCGTGAGATTATGACCCTGCCAAAGTCGACCGAACCGCCACTTGTGTCCCGTATTAAGATTCTTTCTAATCTGAAAATCGATGAACACCGCATTCCGCAAGACGGTGAATTCACCGTCAGTGTTGCCGGGAAAGACATAGACTTACGTATCTCGATTAGTCCGGTTATATGGGGGGAGCAGGTTGTTATCCGGTTGCTGGATAAAAGCGGTACCAGTTTCCAGCTTGAGGAAATGGGATACCACGGGCGAAGCCTCAGGGCTATTCGGGCGGGTCTTGAACGCACAAACGGTATGATACTAACTTCCGGGCCAACCGGTTCAGGTAAGTCAACTAGCCTCTACGCACTTTTACAAGAGGTGAAGAGCGACGGAGTCAACATTGTGACTCTTGAGGACCCTGTTGAGTACAAGATGGATGGCATAAATCAGATTCAGGTGAACGCCGATGTTGGCCTGACCTTTAGTAGCGGCCTTCGCTCAATCTTGCGCCAGGATCCAGATATTGTTATGGTGGGCGAGATTCGCGACAAGGAAACGGCGGAACTTGCAGTCCAAGCCAGCTTAACCGGGCATTTGGTCTTCAGTACGCTTCACACCAATAGTGCTGCCGGAATTTTGCCTCGTTTGCTCGATATGGGTATCGAACCATTCCTTATCGCAAGTACGGTGCATGTGGTGATTGGCCAGCGCTTGGTGCGTCGCATAGGCAAAAACAATGAGCAATACCAATCGAGTGCTGTCGAGACCGCGGCAATAAAAGCCGCTCTTGGCAACTTTTTGCCTAAAGATGCGGAGCATATGGCTGAAGTTGCCGCAGACCTTGGCTATGAAAGCTTGCCATTGGCTGGTGATACCGCTTATACTTTAACCAAGGGCAAAGACAGCCCTGGTTCCCCGGGTGGCTACAAAGGTCGCATGGGGTTGTACGAAGTCTTTGAGGTAAGCGAAGCGGTGCAGCAGCTTATTTTGAAGCGAGCAACAAGCTCAGAGATTCAGGCGCAGGCAGAGAAAGAAGGCATGGTTACCATGCGCGCTGACGGATTTTTGAAAACACTCGCTGGCCAGACTACCGTGCAAGAAGTTAACCGGGTTGCATCAGCCGACAGCGCATAA
- a CDS encoding type II secretion system F family protein, protein MLTYSYTARNPQTGKQVKATVQADSEAAAAKLISAEGLVPTDVTLESSSPGMNFFKGRIKAKDRVLFSRQLSTLINAGLPLLQALRSVNSQATSKPLKVVLSQVIGDVEGGGTLAAAMGKFPRVFNPVYIALIAAGESSGTLDQALDRLAVQQEKEADLNAKIKGAMIYPLVVVLVMMAVVGFMVVKVLPQVKNIYDGMQNAQLPLITRVLLSISDFTIHFWWVMLLAFGFAIFFTTRWARTGPGKEVIDKLKMSAWPIGSLFMKVYMARFARTGTTLVSTGVPLLQMLSITSKAVNNVHIEKSIMRASEKVKGGKSLADSLENDPHFLPLVPSMMRIGEQSGALEQMMAKVADYYEKEVDTEVETISSIIEPVMMVLLGIVAFIIVAAVLLPIYGLAGKNGLGGV, encoded by the coding sequence ATGCTAACATATAGCTACACAGCGCGTAATCCGCAGACCGGCAAGCAGGTGAAAGCAACGGTTCAGGCAGACAGCGAGGCTGCTGCCGCAAAATTAATTAGCGCCGAAGGACTCGTTCCTACAGATGTAACCCTCGAATCCTCCTCTCCTGGAATGAATTTTTTCAAGGGGCGTATAAAAGCTAAAGATCGAGTGCTTTTTAGTCGCCAGCTAAGCACGCTTATTAATGCAGGCCTGCCCCTGCTGCAGGCGCTAAGGAGCGTAAACAGCCAGGCGACGAGTAAACCGCTCAAGGTAGTGTTGAGTCAAGTCATTGGAGATGTTGAAGGTGGTGGCACGCTTGCGGCCGCTATGGGGAAATTTCCGCGCGTTTTCAACCCTGTTTATATTGCGTTGATTGCGGCCGGGGAATCATCGGGAACGCTCGATCAAGCTCTTGACCGTCTTGCCGTACAACAAGAGAAAGAAGCTGACCTGAATGCAAAAATCAAAGGTGCAATGATATATCCTCTCGTTGTTGTATTAGTCATGATGGCAGTTGTGGGATTTATGGTGGTGAAGGTGTTGCCTCAGGTAAAAAATATATACGACGGTATGCAAAACGCTCAGTTACCGCTAATTACCAGAGTCCTACTAAGTATTTCTGATTTTACCATCCACTTTTGGTGGGTTATGCTTTTGGCGTTCGGTTTCGCAATTTTCTTTACAACGCGCTGGGCGCGCACTGGCCCAGGCAAAGAGGTGATTGATAAACTGAAAATGAGCGCATGGCCCATAGGAAGCCTTTTTATGAAGGTCTACATGGCCAGATTTGCGCGTACGGGCACAACGCTAGTATCTACCGGTGTTCCGTTATTGCAGATGCTCAGCATTACCTCTAAGGCAGTCAACAATGTGCATATTGAAAAATCAATCATGAGAGCTTCGGAAAAAGTCAAAGGAGGCAAAAGTCTCGCCGATAGTTTAGAAAATGATCCGCACTTTCTCCCGCTGGTGCCGAGTATGATGCGTATTGGCGAGCAATCGGGTGCACTTGAGCAGATGATGGCAAAAGTTGCTGATTATTACGAAAAAGAAGTCGATACAGAAGTGGAAACCATATCCTCTATCATAGAGCCCGTCATGATGGTGTTACTTGGAATTGTCGCATTCATCATAGTTGCCGCAGTTCTTCTGCCCATCTATGGATTAGCGGGAAAGAATGGGTTGGGTGGTGTGTAA
- a CDS encoding prepilin-type N-terminal cleavage/methylation domain-containing protein, with the protein MQKTTQRSKQQGFTIIEVLIVLAIAGLILLIVFLAVPALQRNSRNTAIRNDASNVLSGVNEFQAANNGKMPSNIPDPGGATDVVIGNTPDSPVTSKVRAGTQIRFNGADPSAIADTGIINIRINYGCNANTPTAKPRAVAATYVVETGGTGVARQCTES; encoded by the coding sequence ATGCAAAAAACTACACAGCGATCTAAGCAACAGGGGTTCACAATTATTGAAGTGTTGATAGTACTAGCTATAGCCGGTCTTATTCTGCTCATTGTCTTCCTGGCGGTACCGGCATTGCAGCGGAATAGTCGGAATACTGCCATTCGGAATGATGCGTCCAATGTTTTGAGCGGTGTGAATGAGTTTCAGGCCGCGAACAATGGTAAGATGCCGTCAAATATCCCCGATCCCGGCGGCGCGACAGATGTCGTCATTGGTAACACTCCTGACAGTCCGGTGACATCTAAGGTGAGAGCCGGAACACAAATTCGGTTTAATGGGGCAGATCCCTCGGCCATTGCGGATACGGGTATCATAAATATTCGAATAAACTACGGCTGTAATGCAAATACACCTACCGCCAAACCTCGTGCTGTGGCGGCTACCTATGTCGTCGAGACTGGTGGCACCGGTGTCGCTCGTCAGTGCACAGAGAGTTAG
- a CDS encoding type IV pilus twitching motility protein PilT, with amino-acid sequence MSGQPRIEILLEEVVKKKASDLHLQVGLPPMLRVDGSLIPVAAADILTEESVETLIFAILDEDQKQILLKDKEFDFSFAFGDLGRFRVNAFHERGNLAAALRLIPNEMLTIEQLGLPQIVSKFAEYPRGLVLVTGPTGSGKSTSLAALIHKINMEQGKHIITIEDPIEYTHKSNKSIIVQREVHYDTYSFSAALRSSLREDPDVVLIGEMRDLETIASAITIAETGHLVFATLHTNSAAQSIDRMVDVFPPHQQPQIRAQLSNILMAICSQRLIPAIGGGRIAAAEILVATPAVRNIIREGKTHQLDAVIQTGAEFGMQSMDKQLVQLIHSGTISYDEARNYAIDIDELDRLMRD; translated from the coding sequence ATGAGCGGACAACCACGAATAGAAATACTGCTTGAAGAAGTTGTTAAGAAAAAAGCCTCAGACCTCCATCTACAGGTTGGCTTACCACCAATGTTACGCGTAGACGGTTCGCTTATACCTGTTGCTGCCGCAGACATTCTCACTGAGGAAAGTGTTGAAACCCTGATATTTGCCATACTAGACGAAGACCAAAAGCAGATTCTCTTAAAAGACAAAGAATTCGACTTTAGCTTTGCGTTTGGCGACCTCGGACGTTTTCGTGTCAACGCCTTTCATGAACGGGGTAACCTGGCGGCAGCCCTACGACTTATTCCAAACGAGATGCTAACTATTGAGCAGCTCGGGTTGCCGCAGATCGTCTCGAAGTTTGCTGAATATCCGCGTGGCTTAGTGCTGGTCACTGGGCCAACTGGTTCGGGTAAGTCTACTAGCTTGGCAGCACTTATCCATAAGATCAACATGGAGCAAGGGAAGCACATTATTACCATCGAAGACCCCATAGAGTACACGCATAAAAGTAATAAATCCATCATCGTACAGCGCGAAGTGCACTACGATACGTACTCATTCAGTGCAGCACTTCGTTCCAGCCTACGCGAAGATCCAGATGTTGTGCTAATCGGTGAGATGCGCGATCTCGAAACCATAGCAAGCGCAATAACCATTGCCGAAACGGGTCACCTTGTCTTTGCGACGCTTCATACCAATAGCGCCGCCCAAAGTATCGACCGCATGGTCGACGTTTTCCCGCCGCACCAACAGCCGCAAATTCGCGCACAACTAAGCAACATCCTCATGGCCATTTGTAGCCAAAGGCTTATTCCTGCCATTGGCGGTGGTCGTATTGCGGCTGCCGAAATTCTTGTGGCGACTCCTGCGGTTCGCAACATCATACGCGAAGGCAAAACTCACCAACTCGATGCTGTTATTCAAACCGGTGCGGAATTTGGTATGCAGAGTATGGACAAGCAACTTGTGCAACTTATTCACTCAGGAACGATTAGCTATGACGAAGCTCGCAACTATGCCATAGACATTGATGAATTAGACAGATTGATGAGGGATTAA
- the pilO gene encoding type 4a pilus biogenesis protein PilO produces MAQLVTAKRTLIDKANTTVVIVVSAATFLLVFSIIATKSFIQQAQYQDKVIQKKRVAVRTLKEDIESTKKLQASYIAFTTTSTNAIGGISTGSGKQDGNNAKIILDALPSTYDFPELTTSLESILSDKNVKFNSINGTDDEVTQSANLVSSTPEAIAMPFEFTVSGQYDNIRNVLTALEGSIRPMQINSLSISGNQDELTLGVVAQTYFQPAKSLNMRSVIVK; encoded by the coding sequence ATGGCGCAATTAGTAACAGCCAAAAGGACATTAATCGATAAGGCTAATACGACGGTCGTCATAGTTGTAAGCGCTGCCACATTCTTATTGGTATTTTCGATTATTGCAACGAAGTCATTTATTCAGCAGGCTCAATATCAGGACAAGGTTATTCAGAAAAAACGAGTCGCTGTAAGAACATTAAAAGAAGACATAGAATCGACAAAAAAATTGCAAGCATCATACATAGCTTTTACGACTACTTCAACAAATGCTATCGGCGGCATATCGACTGGTTCCGGGAAGCAGGATGGCAATAATGCAAAAATTATTTTAGATGCTTTGCCTAGTACGTATGATTTTCCAGAACTGACGACGAGCCTTGAATCGATTCTATCTGATAAAAATGTAAAATTTAATTCCATTAATGGCACTGATGATGAAGTGACACAGTCGGCGAATCTGGTGAGCTCTACCCCTGAGGCTATTGCCATGCCCTTTGAATTTACCGTCTCAGGCCAGTACGATAACATCAGAAATGTCTTGACTGCACTTGAGGGTTCTATCCGTCCCATGCAAATCAATTCACTCAGTATATCAGGTAATCAAGATGAGTTAACCCTTGGCGTAGTGGCGCAAACATACTTTCAACCAGCGAAGTCACTGAACATGAGGAGCGTTATCGTAAAATGA